A window of the Henckelia pumila isolate YLH828 chromosome 3, ASM3356847v2, whole genome shotgun sequence genome harbors these coding sequences:
- the LOC140888537 gene encoding replication protein A 70 kDa DNA-binding subunit B-like, which yields MASSSTRPVYSSMEEKCTTLGQLNPNSHNWFVKVLVAKKTPIRNTRWGRHMKLVFVDKENGRMQSIIYGQDLEQLDKLLDLYKTYFMGNAKIRQIAANTPILAASEYQMVLNRSTYIKLCSQLEQLPITNIYQLTRFAQCSEFADVASKQINLLCAVIHVFPPRFVQRTRKNLQDFVIVNEEHRPMLLTLWEEFLQNEGPRLSENVHKVPVILGIRLSVNTFYGLSVGTMPNSTFLFDPPIAQATHLKLWIKDNKDYIENVVSRKLYEKSYQSIDQPADSQIRKISQILSVKSFWLKATLKVSEPQHCLYVLACPDCSRTCGAVYGYEFTCLYCGSNFPSPKPLLRFQVDLFDGTGNLPAYLENEEAEILLGSSAEKIIEAKHEEEDLNPCMINEKLKDLQFLFQIRTSRNETRGKTFVRNTIVKCLQHESSSTVHTSKEPSSSAQLDRNLLTDLPMIESQESSSKIEEEQAATNPVQCQTSSTGKRGLDCKEMTTQKSFKHHKED from the exons ATGGCAAGTTCTTCTACTCGACCGGTGTACAG CTCGATGGAAGAAAAATGCACCACACTTGGACAGCTCAATCCTAATTCTCACAACTGGTTCGTGAAAGTATTAGTTGCAAAGAAAACTCCAATACGAAACACAAGATGGGGTAGACATATGAAACTTGTATTTGTTGATAAAGAG AATGGAAGAATGCAGAGTATTATTTATGGCCAAGATCTTGAACAATTAGACAAGTTACTTGACTTGTATAAAACATACTTCATGGGAAACGCAAAAATTAGACAAATAGCTGCGAACACACCAATTTTGGCTGCTTCAGAGTATCAAATGGTGCTTAATAGAAGCACTTACATCAAGCTTTGTAGCCAATTGGAGCAGCTCCCAATCACCAACATTTACCAGCTTACACGTTTTGCACAATGCTCTGAATTTGCAGATGTCGCAAGCAAACAAATCA ACTTACTTTGTGCTGTAATACATGTGTTTCCACCACGGTTCGTGCAAAGAACCAGAAAAAATTTGCAGGACTTTGTTATTGTTAATGAAGA GCACCGTCCTATGCTGTTGACATTGTGGGAAGAGTTTTTGCAAAACGAAGGTCCTCGCTTGTCTGAAAACGTACACAAAGTACCAGTGATTTTGGGGATCAGACTGTCGGTCAACACCTTTTATG gGTTATCTGTCGGAACAATGCCAAACAGTACATTTCTTTTTGACCCTCCCATAGCACAAGCAACACACTTAAAACTATG GATCAAAGACAACAAAGACTATATAGAAAATGTCGTCTCTCGGAAGTTATATGAAAAATCATACCAAAGTATAGATCAGCCAGCAGACTCCCAAATTCGAAAGATAAGTCAAATCCTAAGT GTAAAATCTTTTTGGTTGAAAGCTACACTAAAAGTCTCAGAGCCACAACATTGTCTATACGTTTTAGCCTGCCCAGATTGTTCAAGAACTTGTGGAGCTGTATATGGATATGAATTCACATGTCTATATTGTGGTAGCAATTTCCCAAGCCCAAAACCACT GTTACGTTTCCAGGTAGATTTATTTGATGGAACAGGAAATTTGCCTGCCTATTTAGAAAATGAGGAAGCAGAAATATTATTAGGATCATCTGCTGAAAAAATAATTGAAGCAAAGCATGAG GAAGAAGATTTGAACCCTTGTATGATCAACGAAAAACTCAAAGATTTACAATTTCTTTTTCAAATCAGAACATCTAGGAATGAAACTAGAGGGAAAACCTTTGTAAGAAATACCATCGTAAAATGCCTTCAACATGAATCGTCATCAACAGTGCACACCTCTAAAGAACCAAGTTCTTCTGCACAACTTGATAGAAATTTGCTAACAGACTTGCCAATGATTGAATCCCAAGAAAGCTCTTCTAAGATAGAAGAGGAACAAGCCGCAACAAATCCAGTTCAATGTCAAACAAGTTCGACCGGGAAAAGAGGCTTGGACTGTAAAGAAATGACAACA